From Plasmodium yoelii strain 17X genome assembly, chromosome: 7, one genomic window encodes:
- a CDS encoding PIR protein: MDSELCENFDIVIENYPDELKNSEEYDIHGIHGIEEYCLDEESREKKCKTELSNINATCLWLLNKNIANRIDDLSNEQAKSVIIYIMIWLNYMLNLKNDGKINLNNFYTIIEKNANYTNCTNGDNDCSNKLKGKTGYNNFKDVIVKNMDFSNINFEDISKFYDAFKLLCKMHTESNDGNIECNQYLEYVNNIVDKFKKLNDDSSISGDSSYSKVWYTLSTDYDSFKKKCDSFPSFPSIKITQHQIKSSEHGSVQSSDVTSSSLSIVKKLILALSIFSATTIFLGIFFKCSLFILRKRSQKQHLREKLKNIKKRMNH, encoded by the exons atgGATTCTGAACTG TGTGAAAATTTTGATATAGTAATTGAAAATTATCccgatgaattaaaaaattctgAAGAATATGATATTCATGGTATACATGGTATTGAGGAATACTGCCTTGATGAAGAATCAagggaaaaaaaatgtaagaCTGAGCTCAGTAATATAAATGCTACATGCTTATGGTTgctcaataaaaatattgctAATAGGATTGATGATTTAAGTAATGAACAGGCTAAATcggttattatatacattatgatatggttaaattatatgttaaacctaaagAATGATGGGAAAATCAAcctaaataatttttatactattatagaaaaaaatgcGAATTATACTAATTGTACAAATGGTGATAATGATTGtagtaataaattaaaaggaaaaacgggatataataattttaaggaTGTCATagttaaaaatatggatttttcgaatattaattttgaagatatatctaaattttatgatgcatttaaattattatgtaaaatGCATACTGAATCTAATGATGGCAATATAGAATGCAACCAATATTTGGAATATGTAAATAACATTGTtgacaaatttaaaaaactTAATGACGATTCTAGCATTAGTGGAGACAGTTCATATAGTAAAGTATGGTATACtttatcaactgattatgatagttttaaaaagaaatgtGATAGTTTTCCATCCTTTCCATCGATAAAAATAACACAACATCAAATAAAAAGTTCTGAACATGGTTCCGTACAAAGTTCTGATGTTACATCATCAAGCTTGTCgatagtaaaaaaattaattctaGCTTTATCAATATTCAGTGCAACAACAATATTTTtgggaattttttttaag TGTTCGTTATTTATATTacggaaacgatctcaaaaacaacatttaagagaaaagctaaaaaatataaagaagagaatgaatcattaa